The genomic window GAAACACCAACCTCTTATCAACAAATAAATCTCTCCCTCTAAagatggattttcttttttttgatcTCTCTTACTTGCAGCTTTGTCTGCAAAGTTTCAAACGCCATGACCGCCTTTGCTACTGCTGCAGCTCTCTCTGTGCCCATTTCTCTATGTAGATCATCTAAGCTCAACTGTAAAAAGGTAATGTTTTCTCCTCTATTTACCTGTCTGTACGCTTATCTGGGTTCTTGCTAGCTTTATTTGAAGATATACTTATCATGAGATATTTGTTATATCTTTCTTCTTTAACTATATTTCTCTGTTGtgggatattaaaaaaatggctTTTGGTTCATTTCCTAAAATCTTATCATGATATTTTCTCAACTTTATACAAAATATGATTACACTAAGATATAGGAATTCTTGGTAGGTTATCTGCTGTCGTTGCAGGGGCTCTGGTCTACTACATTTAGAGGAaaattgattgagttaattgaaTTAGCAATGTTACTGGTGCTTACCTTCAAAAGATGTGAATTTTTTGTCTTGTTAAATTGATCTTAGTTTATGGTAATCTGAAGGAAAATTTACTTGGCTTGTTCAGTTCTAAGTTAGATAGCGATGATAGTCATCTCCGTACCCTCACAGTTGCTGACCGATGCTACTCGTGTTtattctcttatattttattggttgaaCTATGTTAGATAGTGATCATAGTTTCCTGCTATGATTATGGTAAACTCTTATGGCTTCAATTGTGATCGGTGTGTGGATTTTCAGGGCGTTAGAGGAGGGTTTAGGGTGTTTGCAGTATTAGGGGAGGAAGGCGGGTTGTTAGATAAGAAGAGTACATGGGGTCCACTCTTTGATGTGGAGGATCCGAGGTCTAAGATGCCACAGTTTAAAGGGAAGTTCTTGGATGCTTATCAAGCACTTGAAGTGGCAAGATATGATATTCAGTACTGTGATTGGCGAGCTCGGCAAGATCTACTTACTATCGTGATCCTTCATGAAAAGGTCTGTTGAAATTCATTACTTTAATTTAAACCGAGAGTAATGTCTTAATAAGGTGACTTTCAAGTCTCACCTTGAGAAATGTGGTTGCAGGTTGTGGAAGTTCTAAATCCCTTAGCTCGTGATTACAAGTCTATTGGCACCATGAAGAAGGAGCTTGCGGAGTTGCAAGATGAGTTATCCCAAGCTCACAGACAGGTTTGGAAAACTACCCTCTATTAATGGAAAATGCATACCTTTTGAGACGCAAATAAGCACTAATTGGTTGCATACATTCATTAGATCAGGATCCAGTTCACAGATCAAGTGATACATACATTCATCCAATGCTATTAAGCAAACTCTTCAAATTTTACCATCAAATTCTTTTTAGATGCTGTAGAGGTTTACAATTCCATAAACGTTGTGATGCCTGACCCATGAATAATAACAGGTTCATATATCTGAAGCAAGGGTTTCTACTGCCTTAGATAAACTAGCTTACATGGAAGAATTGGTCAATGATAGGCTGTTACAAGACAGGAACCCAGCAGAGTCTGACCAAGCATCCCCTTCTCCCAGCACTTCAACTCAATCTCTGGATACTGTAAAAAACAAGTCACCCCGGAAAAACTTGAAAGTGTCAGGTCCAGTTCAACCTTACCATCCTCACCTGAAGAATTTCTGGTATCCTGTTGCTTTCTCCACTGATCTGAAGGATGGCACCATGGTAAACTACTCTTTTCAATCGTGATTCATTATGTATTTGTGAAATACCATCATGGAAAGGAACTCAACAGACATTGCAAATAACAGCATTTTTATTGCTACAGTTCTGCTAACATTTTACTTTGAAAGGGGAGCGAAGGAGCCGCCCCTGTGAAGCGTTTGTGATTTCAATAGCTTGTGATTGTCTTCTTATGAGTTCCTTCACCACACTCTGTTTCAGATTCCAATTGATTGTTTTGAGGAACCATGGGTTCTCTTTCGTGGCATGGATGGGAAACCAGGATGTGTCCGGAACACCTGTGCACACAGAGCATGTCCACTTCACCTTGGTTCAGTGAATGAGGGTCGAGTCCGATGTCCTTACCATGGTCAGTGAGAATTATAGTAAATGGTTTGAATGTTTGCTTATGATTAAGCAGGGAAAGAAAGAATAGATCACTGAGTATTGAAAATTTGGTGATCAAAAAATATCAGGGTGGGAATATTCAACAGATGGAAAATGTGAGAAAATGCCTTCCACACGATTACTTAATGTGAAGATAAAATCATTGCCATGTTTTGAGCAAGAAGGTATGATTTTGGTTTGGCCTGGCAGCGACCCTCCTGCAGCAACCCTTCCTTCATTACAACCTCCTCCAGGTTTTCAAGTCCATGCTGAGGTATGATTTGGATTCATCTAGATACTTTTACCTTCTGTAAAAGATGAAAGATTGCGAATTACGCTTGCATGATTTATTAACAAGCATGTCATCTCATGTATGTTATGCCTTGCATATGATAGATTGTGATGGAACTTCCCGTGGAACATGGCCTACTTCTGGATAACCTCTTAGATCTTGCGCATGCCCCTTTTACTCACACATCAACCTTTGCCAAGGGGTGGAGCGTTCCCAGGTTTGTTCATATAACTTTTTACTGTTGAGCTGGAACGTAACATCTTTGAATATGGTTAAAAGATTTTACTATTAAATGTCTGTTTgcaattgctttttaaagtgattttcattcataaacgtgttaaaataatatattttttttattttaaaaaaattatttttgacattagtatatcaaaacgatccgaaaacattaaaaaaaaaattaatttgaagcaatttttttatttttaattttgactaaCTTCTATTTAGGCCGCAATCCCAAAACAGACACTAAGAGAggaaattttcagttttttcaatGATTCCACATGGTGGATCTGTTATTTCTTTCAAATGACATGAAAAACAATGTATGAATGAATGCACTTCCATCCAGATTGCAAATTGCAAGTCATTAACATGTGATCAATCCGCCCTATATCTCTGATTGGTGTTAGAAATCAATTTAATGGTGCTCGTGATAACTTTATGTGAGGATAAGGAAAGGTGACTTgaaatccttttgttttgtttgtgatcTAAACTCTCAGCTTGGTGAAATTTTTAACGCCTGCATCTGGCCTCCAAGGGTATTGGGACCCATATCCCATAGATATGGAATTTCGACCACCTTGCATGGTGCTATCGACCATTGGGATCTCAAAGCCTGGAAAACTAGAGGGACAAAGCACCAGAGAGTGTGCAACTCACCTCCACCAACTTCATGTTTGCTTGCCTTCCTCGAGACACAAGACTAGGTTATTGTACAGAATGTCACTGGATTTTGCTCCTGTGCTGAAGCATGTTCCTTTCATGCATTACCTATGGAGACATTTTGCTGAACAGGTACAAAATTTTCCGTCGTTCAGGTcttatattatgtttatttttaccgTCTTGATCATTAGGTTGAGCTTTGAACTCAAAAGCCACCAGCATGGCACCACCTGAAACTCTGAGCGGTCATATAGTTGGGAGTATTCTGACTTGTATGAAACAGGTGTTGAATGAGGATCTACGCCTTGTCCTCGGCCAGCAAGAGCGAATGATCAACGGTGCCAATGTGTGGAATTGGCCAGTATCCTATGATAAACTAGGAGTAAGATATAGATTGTGGAGAGATGCTGTTGAAAAAGGAGCAAAGCAATTACCCTTCGAAAAATCAacgtaaagataaacaaactcttgAATGGAATTAACTACTCCGGTAATTGACACCCTCGTCCATCTGACCAGTCTAGCATTCGCTTGCAAATAAAACCAATCTCCGGCGGACTGTAACGTGTGATTTGGCTTTTAGTCTCTCAAAGAAGAGTCATAAGAAACTCAGCGGAAACTGTTGATTGACCCGAGGCAGAGGAGATGATGGTGATCTGTTCAGCACAAAGAGCCCTTGTAAAACCATGAGAAACTGTACACTCCCATTATTGATTTTGTGTACagtaaaatctttttctttttcttttttgcttttggaTTCTCTTCCAGCCAATGAAGTCATCATCAAGATTTGTATCCAAACCCTAGAAAAAACACCAGTGTTTGATGATCTCTTACATTTGCGAGATGTAAATCTCTGTTTGTATGTACCATATAACattactgttattattattatatccaactgaagtgtttttttttttttttcctgtcatttccttcctctctctttctccgaAATCATCAAGCACCTTCCATTCTGCAAATTACTTCTTTGTTGCCagcataaaacaaaatcaaaccaacATTTAACTATCAAGACAAATTATAGCTAACAACTTTCAGtccacaaataaaaataatttgtaaaagcAAGATTCTGAACCACAAAAAGAATAGAACCTAACTCGGGCTCAATACCTCGGTCAATGTAATATCCTTCTTGACCATATTGCTTGATAAATACATGCAGCTGCAACAATGAACTCAGCTTTATTGGTGGACAAGATTGTCAAACCATCTTAAtccaatagtttaaatttttagatgagatctcaaaatataatttatattattttctaacacaccccttcaagtgaaagccttAAACCATCTTAATCCAATAGtttaaacttttaggtgaggtcttaaaatataatttttattattctctagCACACCCTCTCAATTGAAAGTCTTtttgacttgaaacttgcacatgttTACATTaccttatacttaatttttatcaagtaaATAAGGATGGTGAAGTTCGAATTAGTGATCACTTGATCatcaaggttctgataccatgtcaaaaaatcatttcaacccaataacttaaatttttagataaaatctcaaaatataatttatattattatctaataaaGGTGACCATAAGTTATTTCTTCAAGGACCATGTCAATTATTCAAAGAAACttgttttaaattcatttaagtCTTTTTCACTTTGTACACCTGCCCATTACCCCTGTGTTCATAATGAGGATGTTGTTCAATAAATACTTCTTCACTTAATTCACCATGAAAGAAAGTTGACTTCACGTTTAAGTGATAATTTTTCCACTCTTTCAGGTTGCGAGTGAAATCACTATTTCAATTATATCTAACCGAGCTACAGATGCAAATGCTTTTGCCTAATCCACTTTATATTTTCGAGTGTATCCTTTTTACACCAACCAAGAGTTGTATTTATCCACTCTTCTCCATTCTTATTGAGCTTTGTTTTATAAATCGATTTTACCCCAATCTTCTTTCCTCCAGCAGGTAGTTCTATCAACTCCCATATATTATTTCTCTCGATAGCTTCTATCTCGAAATCCATTTCTTTTGTCCACTTTTCACTCTTCACAACGTTTCAacttttttctacaaaatatctttttgatgcaatttggttaaatttttaaacattaCAGTCGTTTCATTTCATGATTCTAATACTTTTGCATATTTTATTTGGTGTCGAgcttttagaaatataaaaaagaaaagagaaaaaaaatgatgagcgaaggaaaaggtaaagaaatcaagcaaagaaaaattgatgaaaataaaagaagacaaaaaagagaagaaataagaaaaaatgagtgagaaaaaacaaatgagtaaggaaaaatgaaaaataaaagttggtgagtgaaaaaggaaggagagagagaattgaaagaaataaaaatcaaggacaaaaaaatttggttgattattcttttgtttttatattttaaaaattaattattttattttatttatttatttcaaattaatatttttttagttttttcagattatttttatgcgctgatgtcaaaaataattttttaaaaataaaaaaatattattttgatgtattttcgagtgaaaaacactttaaaaagcaaccgcaaccacactctcaatatttaaataatatttgagacggtaataacagtttttttttaatttatttttatataaacatatgaaactatttaaaataattaaaaaatattaatttaaaataaaaattttaaaaatattttttaaacacaaaaacaaatttacccAGCTAACAAGAACCACCCACAAAAACCAACCTAAACTGACCGAACCCATCTCCTTCATCTCTCTCATTTCGATAGGCCAACAACCACCCTTCATATTCTTATTATGTCAACCATCACTGtcaatttcttctctcttcatGACCCATGACACGCTAGCCTCTCTCATGGCTGAAAAAACCTCCATTAGTAACAAATCACctaaaaaacaaggaaagaagagaagGATGACAATAAAGGTAATAACCGACTGCAACAATAACTGAAGGGGCTTGTGGAAGTTTGATTTTTGCAGATTTTGGCAAAAGATTAtttgtctaattttatttaagaatcaaACTAGGGATGATAAGTTCCTATCACTCGCAAGTTGAAAGATAGCGGAAGTGGTAAATACAtgactttattttcaaaacaatattagcttcttttcttgttgtatATTTGAATATGAACTTGTGGGGAGGGGTGCCCATGACAATACACTTCTAATCTACTTCTTTTTGACAATTCAATCAAACCATAGTAATATTGGCGAAGTCACATTCAGGgtgaaaacatttaatttttttcttataaataatctataaatattattttaaactttgatttgtaaacattatttaatgattatgcatttatattttctaatatgtgTGAATCCTCGCTTAGGTGGCTTTAGGTTTTGGAATACATTTCCCTTATCATCGTGAGTGGACTTGGACTGGATCAACGTGACCCCACATAGACTCGTTGAGAGTAGATAGTGGCGTCTAGGTCCATTTTAgacataatcaaaataaatgggtCTATGCTGAATTGATCATCACCATCATTTCAGGTTCAATGTTCGTATTTTCAAAGTAAGAATTAAATCTTGTTATCGAGACCATACCCAAAtcattattttagaattaattagttattaCCTTTAAATAATAAGTATGCATATCTTAGGTTAGGCAAACATATATCATAACACAATCaatataattcatgttaaaacaaatatgataCCGCTTATCTAAGATAAGATATctaagagtgtttttttttttaaggtattagTGAACTATCCAATACTTAACCAGGAGACATGGATtaactagaaaatataaatgacaCAGTActaaataattagaaataaagttccagaaagaaaaatgtttatGCTCTGTTTATGTTCAACAtgttaataatgataatggaCCAAGATGGGCTATctgattaaacaaaaaatacaactaAACATAAGAGTATTGTTGTAAATACATACGCTATAGACTATAGAAGCATGTTCCTTCTTCTCCTTGTGGCCGGGAGAAGGGTTTTTGATTTTCATTCATTAAATTCATTagaaaaacacccaaaaaaaaagaaggtttgATTTGAGAGAGTATAGGAGTTTTTGgtgaattaaaagaaagaatacaAGTCTTTTGAGGGTTTTGTGCCTCAAAAGAGAGAAGTGGAAGCTGGATAGAGGAAGAGACAAATAACAGCCATTTGCCCGTAGTTACAAGCAATACTATTCACATATTTTTGTTCAGTAACTATATATACATATCCTAACAGGGTTTTACATGTTCTCATAGCTGAACTCATGACATTTTAGCAAGGCTTCATAGTTATGCACAACTATCTAGCAGTAAGGGCTTAGGAAAACTTATACAGGTTTCCAAACTGTAATAACCTCTTGAAACATTTCTACCATCAATTCCCTGTCGGCCTGCCTTAAAAAGTTGCTGATCTCATCTCTAacatcatatatttttccaaagtCAAACAAGTAAATCATACATCCTTTCTTCAACTTGTTCAACTGGTAAAGCCAGGCCTCTTGCAGCCTCTCAAGGACATTCATGGTATTAATATCTTCCAAGAGGCTTTCTTCACAAGCATCCTTGAGGGCTGCAATATCATATTTGTTTGCTGCCCCCAGCAGTGATACACGGTGCTTCCAAAAATCCTCTTGCTTGATGGTTCCATACAAGTAACTCAAGAGAGTCATGCAAGATT from Populus trichocarpa isolate Nisqually-1 chromosome 5, P.trichocarpa_v4.1, whole genome shotgun sequence includes these protein-coding regions:
- the LOC7460954 gene encoding chlorophyllide a oxygenase, chloroplastic; translated protein: MTAFATAAALSVPISLCRSSKLNCKKGVRGGFRVFAVLGEEGGLLDKKSTWGPLFDVEDPRSKMPQFKGKFLDAYQALEVARYDIQYCDWRARQDLLTIVILHEKVVEVLNPLARDYKSIGTMKKELAELQDELSQAHRQVHISEARVSTALDKLAYMEELVNDRLLQDRNPAESDQASPSPSTSTQSLDTVKNKSPRKNLKVSGPVQPYHPHLKNFWYPVAFSTDLKDGTMIPIDCFEEPWVLFRGMDGKPGCVRNTCAHRACPLHLGSVNEGRVRCPYHGWEYSTDGKCEKMPSTRLLNVKIKSLPCFEQEGMILVWPGSDPPAATLPSLQPPPGFQVHAEIVMELPVEHGLLLDNLLDLAHAPFTHTSTFAKGWSVPSLVKFLTPASGLQGYWDPYPIDMEFRPPCMVLSTIGISKPGKLEGQSTRECATHLHQLHVCLPSSRHKTRLLYRMSLDFAPVLKHVPFMHYLWRHFAEQVLNEDLRLVLGQQERMINGANVWNWPVSYDKLGVRYRLWRDAVEKGAKQLPFEKST